The following proteins are encoded in a genomic region of Pikeienuella piscinae:
- a CDS encoding helix-turn-helix domain-containing protein translates to MTRKIGNPRLMTIRETAAEAGVCTRTVRRWIANGLLPVRHLGGSRRLVRIEENVWRAFLREA, encoded by the coding sequence ATGACGCGGAAGATCGGGAACCCGCGTCTCATGACCATTCGCGAAACGGCGGCGGAGGCCGGCGTCTGCACGCGCACGGTGCGCCGCTGGATCGCGAACGGACTGCTTCCGGTTCGACATCTTGGCGGCTCCAGACGTCTCGTCCGGATCGAAGAGAACGTCTGGCGCGCCTTTCTGAGAGAGGCGTGA
- a CDS encoding helix-turn-helix transcriptional regulator: protein MKPETITRLMTRDEVAETYGISKRHLELAPSRREGPAFLRIGRSVRYRPTDVEAWLEARVVRPGMERDR from the coding sequence ATGAAGCCCGAGACGATCACCCGCCTGATGACCCGCGACGAGGTCGCCGAGACCTACGGGATATCGAAGCGCCATCTCGAGCTGGCGCCGTCGCGACGGGAGGGACCGGCCTTCCTCCGGATCGGCCGCAGCGTGCGCTATCGCCCAACGGACGTCGAAGCCTGGCTCGAGGCGCGGGTTGTGCGTCCCGGGATGGAGCGGGATCGATGA
- a CDS encoding alkaline phosphatase family protein — protein MNPKFVVVGFDGLRADLVTERNTPNLMRLAERGVRFANQRSVFPTETRVNMTAISTGANAGRHGVVGNRYLDPKIDPEVPFNTFLRTMIDRGQIAYDGRLVEATSLGEMLHRGGKRMAVVASGSEGTSMMKMHDVRQLSGNLTVSCHYPGITTPDAVATEVAARFGPPPDIRHPDTAIVKYATDVFLDYVWPEHSPDVTILWFDEPDTSLHYLGLGTKETQATIQYCDAQFGRILDWAAAHPEVQVIAMSDHGHVAMTWGASVPQFLREAGFSVGDHLQGDADLAILPGHTGKLHARPEHRRTVLRDAVHAMMEQPWCGMMLAKAGIEIEGTLPQSLAFVEHPRSPDIYYTMRTDGGLGRDDLPGRTWYDTTGNALAPGAGQHGGLQKEEVNGFLIAAGSLFRQGVVSEVFSGIPDLHPTILHGLGLAPADSATGRPLLEALTDGPERPASPGIEEFTSAWGRYRQSLRRVKVAGATYLDHGYAETL, from the coding sequence GTCGGCTTTGATGGCCTGAGGGCTGATCTCGTCACCGAGCGCAATACCCCTAACCTGATGCGGCTGGCCGAGCGTGGGGTGCGCTTTGCCAACCAGCGATCAGTCTTTCCCACCGAGACGCGTGTCAACATGACGGCGATCTCAACCGGCGCCAATGCCGGGCGGCATGGTGTCGTTGGCAACCGTTATCTCGATCCGAAGATCGACCCCGAGGTGCCGTTCAACACCTTTCTGCGCACGATGATCGACCGAGGCCAGATCGCCTATGACGGTCGACTGGTTGAGGCGACGAGCCTGGGCGAAATGCTGCATCGCGGCGGCAAGCGGATGGCGGTGGTCGCTTCGGGCTCCGAGGGAACCTCGATGATGAAAATGCACGACGTCCGGCAGCTTTCCGGCAACCTCACCGTCTCGTGCCATTACCCCGGCATCACTACGCCGGACGCCGTGGCGACCGAGGTGGCGGCCCGGTTCGGGCCACCTCCCGATATCAGGCATCCCGATACCGCCATCGTAAAATACGCTACCGACGTTTTTCTGGATTATGTTTGGCCCGAGCATTCGCCGGACGTGACCATCCTGTGGTTCGACGAACCAGACACTAGCCTGCACTATCTGGGTCTCGGCACTAAGGAGACGCAGGCCACGATCCAATATTGCGACGCCCAATTCGGCAGGATCCTAGACTGGGCGGCAGCCCATCCGGAGGTACAGGTCATCGCGATGAGCGATCACGGCCATGTCGCTATGACTTGGGGTGCCTCAGTTCCCCAATTCCTACGCGAGGCTGGATTCAGTGTCGGCGACCATCTGCAAGGCGACGCCGATCTGGCGATCCTTCCGGGCCACACCGGCAAGCTGCATGCCCGGCCCGAACACCGCCGCACGGTGCTGCGTGACGCTGTCCATGCCATGATGGAGCAGCCTTGGTGCGGAATGATGCTGGCCAAGGCGGGAATCGAGATTGAGGGCACCCTGCCGCAGAGCCTAGCCTTCGTCGAACATCCGAGAAGCCCCGACATCTATTACACGATGCGGACGGACGGCGGCCTGGGCCGCGATGATTTGCCTGGACGGACGTGGTACGACACCACCGGCAACGCCCTGGCGCCGGGTGCGGGGCAGCACGGCGGCCTGCAGAAGGAAGAGGTCAATGGCTTTCTAATCGCCGCCGGCTCGCTGTTTCGCCAAGGTGTGGTGTCCGAGGTCTTTTCGGGCATCCCGGACCTTCATCCAACGATCCTGCACGGGCTGGGTCTAGCGCCCGCGGACAGTGCAACCGGACGGCCGCTGCTGGAGGCCTTAACGGATGGGCCGGAGCGTCCGGCCTCACCCGGCATCGAGGAGTTTACCTCGGCATGGGGGCGCTACCGCCAAAGCCTTCGTCGAGTCAAAGTTGCTGGTGCGACCTATCTCGACCACGGCTATGCTGAGACGCTTTGA